In one window of Vibrio sp. JC009 DNA:
- the yaaA gene encoding peroxide stress protein YaaA codes for MLIVVSPAKTLDYESPLVTEEHSQPELIGHSKELIEVCRKLSPQNISALMKVSDKIAGLNVARFEQWSEEFTTDNARQAILAFKGDVYTGLEAESMSAENFKFAQSHMRILSGLYGLLKPLDLMQPYRLEMGTKLANQRGANLYQFWGSIITEKLNEAIAKQGDNVLVNLASNEYFKSVKTKELDASVITPVFKDCKNGQYKVISFYAKKARGMMARYIIKNRIDSVADLTKFDTAGYYFVEEESTATELVFKREEK; via the coding sequence ATGCTTATCGTCGTTTCACCAGCAAAAACATTGGATTATGAATCACCATTGGTAACGGAAGAGCATTCCCAGCCGGAACTGATCGGGCACTCTAAAGAACTGATAGAGGTATGCCGCAAGTTGTCTCCGCAGAATATTTCGGCACTGATGAAGGTGAGCGACAAAATTGCCGGTCTGAATGTCGCCAGGTTTGAGCAGTGGAGTGAAGAGTTCACTACAGACAATGCCCGTCAGGCAATTTTAGCCTTTAAAGGCGATGTTTATACCGGCCTTGAAGCAGAAAGCATGAGTGCGGAAAACTTTAAATTTGCACAATCGCACATGAGAATCCTGTCGGGTTTATATGGTTTGCTAAAACCACTGGATCTTATGCAGCCATACCGTCTGGAAATGGGCACGAAACTGGCGAACCAGCGAGGTGCTAACCTGTACCAGTTCTGGGGAAGCATTATCACTGAAAAGCTAAATGAAGCGATAGCTAAGCAGGGTGACAACGTTCTGGTTAACCTGGCTTCCAATGAATACTTTAAGTCGGTAAAAACCAAAGAGCTGGATGCAAGCGTGATTACTCCGGTGTTTAAAGATTGCAAGAATGGCCAGTACAAAGTCATCAGCTTCTACGCTAAAAAAGCCCGAGGAATGATGGCGCGCTATATCATAAAAAACAGAATCGACAGCGTGGCTGATCTGACGAAGTTTGATACTGCGGGGTATTATTTTGTTGAGGAAGAGTCTACGGCGACGGAGTTGGTGTTTAAGAGGGAAGAGAAATAG
- the zapD gene encoding cell division protein ZapD — translation MTTHKFEHPLNEKTRIYLRVEALLRQMHHSANFNDTQQYHQFFRSIFDLLEIFDQIQLKAELAKDLEKQRLAYRSWLNVEGVNQDKLQAVLDELDLAHKNLMGAERFGRTLKEDRFLSSIRQRFNLPGGTCCFDLPALHYWNHLPLEVRQRNASEWMKTLQPLSESLNLWLQLCRETGYFKPQIARNGFFQSDAEEANILRLNIPLNNGAYPMISGHKNRFAIKFMSFETGQACSQDLEFELAICS, via the coding sequence ATGACAACGCATAAATTTGAACACCCTCTAAATGAAAAAACCCGTATTTATCTCAGAGTCGAAGCACTGCTGAGGCAAATGCACCATTCCGCAAACTTTAACGATACCCAGCAATATCATCAGTTTTTCCGGTCTATTTTTGATCTTCTGGAAATATTTGATCAGATCCAGTTAAAAGCAGAATTAGCTAAAGATCTGGAAAAGCAGAGACTCGCATACAGAAGCTGGTTAAACGTAGAAGGTGTTAATCAGGATAAGCTGCAGGCTGTCCTTGATGAGCTGGATCTGGCACATAAAAACCTGATGGGAGCTGAAAGATTCGGCCGAACCCTGAAGGAAGACCGCTTCTTAAGCTCAATCCGCCAGAGATTTAACCTTCCGGGCGGCACCTGCTGCTTTGACCTTCCGGCGCTGCACTACTGGAACCACCTTCCTCTGGAAGTAAGACAAAGAAACGCCAGTGAGTGGATGAAAACGCTGCAGCCCCTTTCAGAGTCGCTAAACCTCTGGCTCCAGCTATGCCGCGAAACCGGATACTTCAAACCACAGATAGCACGAAACGGCTTCTTCCAGAGTGACGCCGAAGAGGCTAATATCTTAAGGCTGAACATTCCATTGAATAATGGTGCCTACCCTATGATCTCAGGGCACAAAAACCGCTTTGCTATTAAGTTTATGTCCTTTGAAACCGGGCAGGCTTGCAGCCAGGATTTGGAGTTTGAGTTGGCTATTTGTAGTTAA
- the coaE gene encoding dephospho-CoA kinase (Dephospho-CoA kinase (CoaE) performs the final step in coenzyme A biosynthesis.) — protein MPFIVGLTGGIASGKTTVANLFNQHFQIEIVDADIVAREVVEPGTEGLQAIAEHFGRSILTSEKTLDRSKLREIIFSRPEEKEWLNNLLHPMIRQKMNESLSAIKSPYALLVIPLMVENQLQSMADRILVIDVSPETQIQRTVMRDNVADDQAKAILASQADRQQRLAIADDIILNEDDEQDLLAQITTLHNKYLSLAK, from the coding sequence ATGCCATTTATCGTTGGACTCACCGGCGGAATCGCTTCCGGTAAAACCACAGTAGCAAACCTTTTTAATCAGCACTTTCAGATAGAGATTGTTGATGCGGATATTGTTGCCCGTGAAGTTGTCGAGCCGGGAACCGAAGGTCTGCAAGCCATAGCTGAACACTTTGGACGTTCCATTCTCACTTCTGAGAAAACGTTGGATCGCTCCAAACTCAGAGAAATTATTTTTTCCCGCCCAGAAGAGAAGGAGTGGCTGAATAACCTGCTTCATCCCATGATCAGGCAGAAAATGAATGAATCACTCTCTGCAATAAAATCACCTTATGCATTATTAGTTATTCCATTGATGGTAGAAAATCAATTACAATCAATGGCAGACAGAATTTTGGTCATTGATGTCAGCCCTGAAACTCAGATTCAAAGAACGGTTATGCGGGATAATGTTGCCGATGATCAGGCAAAAGCCATTCTGGCTTCACAGGCAGACAGACAACAGAGACTGGCAATTGCCGACGATATTATTCTTAATGAAGATGACGAACAGGACTTGTTAGCTCAGATAACGACCCTGCACAATAAATATCTGTCTTTAGCTAAGTAA
- a CDS encoding A24 family peptidase — protein MEMFLVYPWLFPLFAGVFGLIIGSFLNVVIHRLPIMMEREWKQDCAEAFPELNIPVETETFNLSKPRSHCPKCNTPIRLIDNIPLLSWIMLRGKCHKCAHPISIRYPLVELLTAAMCTVVALEMGFSYFAVAALFFTFVLICATFIDFDTMLLPDSLTLPLMWGGIALSLMDISPVSLTDSVIGAMAGYLCLWSVYWIFKILTGKEGMGYGDFKLLAALGAWLGWQSLPMVVLGSSMVGLVFGIIQLRMQKKGIDKSFPFGPYLAIAGWITLLWGNSIINWYFTSVLGL, from the coding sequence ATGGAAATGTTTTTAGTTTACCCCTGGCTTTTTCCCCTGTTTGCCGGTGTTTTTGGATTGATTATTGGTAGCTTCCTGAACGTTGTTATCCACCGCCTTCCTATTATGATGGAGCGGGAGTGGAAGCAAGATTGCGCTGAAGCCTTCCCAGAACTGAATATTCCCGTAGAGACAGAGACTTTTAACTTAAGTAAACCGCGCTCACACTGCCCGAAATGCAATACGCCAATCCGGCTAATTGACAATATCCCGCTTCTGAGCTGGATTATGCTCAGAGGCAAGTGCCACAAGTGCGCCCACCCTATCAGCATCCGCTACCCGTTAGTCGAACTGCTTACAGCTGCGATGTGCACTGTGGTGGCACTGGAAATGGGCTTTAGTTACTTTGCTGTTGCAGCCCTGTTTTTCACCTTTGTGCTTATCTGCGCCACCTTTATCGACTTTGATACCATGCTGCTGCCTGACTCACTAACGCTTCCGCTGATGTGGGGCGGGATAGCTCTGTCGCTGATGGATATCAGCCCGGTTTCCCTAACCGATTCTGTTATCGGCGCTATGGCCGGCTACCTCTGTTTATGGTCGGTTTACTGGATATTTAAAATCCTTACCGGAAAAGAAGGGATGGGGTATGGCGACTTTAAGCTCCTGGCCGCCTTAGGTGCCTGGCTGGGCTGGCAGTCTCTGCCTATGGTGGTGCTCGGTTCATCCATGGTGGGACTGGTGTTCGGTATTATTCAGTTAAGAATGCAAAAAAAAGGCATTGATAAATCCTTTCCCTTCGGCCCTTATCTGGCGATAGCAGGCTGGATTACCCTTTTATGGGGAAACAGTATTATTAACTGGTATTTCACTTCAGTTCTGGGACTATAA
- a CDS encoding type II secretion system F family protein: MPKYSGFSDASGKTRHLPLKKYQWRGRLSNGQKAAGKLLALSELQAHQQLIKQDIRALKIRESSLSLSERILHKAGPRDITLFTRQLATMLNAGIPLLQALQMIAQNQEKAEVKSLLYLISGKVEAGTALSQAMRSVNPLFEGLYSDLIMAGEHSGQLPQLLDRLATYREKNEATRAQIIKAMIYPVMVLIVALGVSFLMLTTVVPQFETMFSGFNAELPWFTRQVLKLSEWLRSYTLWLTGCSVVFCLALRWHYRRSAGFRLKVSKHLLRIPLFGQLITKSVISRFCRTMATSFSAGIPVLDGLKTGAKTAGNHHYEKVIQRLAEQAASGMPIHIAMRKSQEFPDLVQQLIMIGEESGSLDQMMNKIATIYESEISNTVDNLGKLLEPLIVIILGLVVGGLVISMYLPIFSLMNVLG; encoded by the coding sequence ATGCCGAAATACAGCGGGTTCTCTGATGCTTCCGGCAAGACCAGGCACCTTCCGCTGAAAAAATACCAATGGCGGGGAAGACTCAGTAACGGCCAAAAAGCCGCGGGGAAATTGCTGGCACTGTCTGAACTACAGGCTCATCAGCAGCTTATTAAGCAGGATATCCGGGCGCTAAAGATAAGAGAAAGCAGCCTGTCGCTTTCTGAGCGAATCCTGCATAAAGCAGGCCCCCGTGACATCACCCTGTTCACCCGCCAGTTGGCCACCATGCTTAATGCCGGTATCCCGCTATTACAGGCACTGCAGATGATCGCTCAGAATCAGGAAAAGGCAGAGGTAAAGTCACTGCTTTATCTGATTTCAGGCAAAGTAGAAGCAGGAACGGCGTTATCCCAGGCAATGAGATCGGTTAACCCTCTGTTTGAGGGACTCTATTCAGATTTAATCATGGCAGGGGAGCATTCCGGACAACTTCCGCAACTGCTGGACAGACTGGCAACCTACAGAGAGAAAAATGAAGCCACCAGAGCACAGATTATTAAGGCGATGATCTACCCGGTAATGGTTTTGATTGTCGCCCTTGGTGTCTCATTTCTTATGCTGACAACCGTGGTACCCCAGTTTGAGACCATGTTCAGCGGCTTCAATGCAGAGCTTCCCTGGTTTACCCGGCAGGTATTAAAGTTATCGGAATGGCTGAGAAGCTATACCCTGTGGTTAACCGGCTGCTCCGTTGTTTTCTGCCTCGCCCTTCGCTGGCACTACCGGCGCTCTGCCGGGTTCAGGCTTAAGGTCAGCAAACATCTGCTCCGGATTCCGCTATTCGGACAACTAATAACAAAATCTGTTATATCCCGCTTTTGCCGCACTATGGCCACCAGCTTTAGTGCCGGGATCCCGGTACTGGATGGTTTAAAAACAGGGGCGAAAACAGCAGGAAACCACCACTACGAAAAAGTGATTCAGAGACTGGCCGAGCAGGCAGCATCCGGAATGCCAATCCATATTGCCATGCGCAAAAGTCAGGAGTTCCCGGATCTGGTTCAGCAACTGATCATGATAGGTGAAGAGTCCGGCAGCCTTGACCAAATGATGAATAAGATCGCAACTATTTACGAGTCTGAAATCAGCAATACGGTAGATAATCTGGGTAAATTACTGGAGCCGCTGATCGTGATTATCTTAGGCCTTGTGGTCGGAGGGCTGGTTATTTCAATGTATCTTCCAATCTTTAGTTTAATGAATGTGTTAGGATAA
- the pilB gene encoding type IV-A pilus assembly ATPase PilB: MSSLISILCQHQLLTPEQSSEARTLCEKETIPAVVALNKLGYFTFDQLSAHISSLFSMPLTDIRAYNYEPVCHQMGLRKLICKHSALPVELNGNELLVAVSDPCNSQAEDDFRFATRYQIRLCLADYKSISGAIRHLYGQTDNSEELTGREIHEDELSGLVEASDETESSTTAEEDQAPVSRFISQVIEDAVRKGASDIHFEPYENHYRIRFRCDGILIETQKPAPQLARRLAARIKILSKLDIAERRIPQDGRIKLKTGRGNLVDLRVSTLPTLWGEKVVLRILDSHQASLDIKQLGFSDKQIALYSEALKKPQGMILITGPTGSGKTVSLYTGLNILNSPELNISTAEDPVEINLPGINQVQINRKIHFDFAQALRAFLRQDPDVVMVGEIRDSETAAIAIRAAQTGHLVLSTLHTNSAIEAVTRLGNLGTENFDIASSLSLVIAQRLVRRLCPHCKQKQNFPQELLKELSISKHTVLYQAKKEGCTECNGGYSGRVGIYEVINCDSQLRSLIAQGASYEQLETVAISSGMKTLKESGLDKLKQGATSYAEIQRVL; encoded by the coding sequence ATGAGCTCTCTTATCTCTATCTTATGCCAGCATCAGCTTTTAACCCCGGAGCAAAGCTCAGAAGCCCGCACGCTATGTGAAAAAGAAACGATCCCTGCTGTCGTTGCTCTGAATAAGCTTGGCTACTTTACCTTTGACCAGCTCTCCGCTCATATCAGCTCTCTGTTTTCCATGCCACTGACTGACATCCGGGCCTATAACTATGAACCTGTCTGTCATCAGATGGGGCTAAGAAAGCTAATCTGCAAACATTCCGCTTTGCCGGTAGAGCTGAACGGTAACGAGCTGTTAGTTGCGGTCAGTGATCCCTGCAACTCCCAGGCAGAAGATGATTTCCGCTTTGCTACCCGTTACCAGATAAGGCTTTGCCTTGCCGATTACAAATCCATATCAGGCGCTATCCGGCATCTTTACGGACAAACGGATAACAGCGAAGAGCTCACCGGCAGGGAGATCCATGAAGACGAACTGAGCGGGCTTGTAGAGGCTTCAGATGAAACAGAAAGCAGCACAACCGCTGAAGAAGATCAGGCTCCCGTCAGCCGCTTTATCAGCCAGGTCATTGAAGATGCCGTACGAAAAGGCGCTTCAGATATTCACTTCGAACCCTATGAAAACCACTACCGGATCCGCTTTCGCTGCGACGGAATTTTAATAGAAACTCAGAAACCGGCCCCTCAGCTTGCCCGCCGGTTAGCTGCTCGAATTAAAATCCTGTCAAAACTGGATATCGCAGAAAGACGGATTCCTCAGGATGGCAGGATTAAGTTAAAAACCGGCAGAGGAAATCTGGTTGACCTCAGAGTGTCCACCCTGCCAACGTTGTGGGGAGAAAAAGTGGTTCTGCGTATTCTGGACAGTCATCAGGCCAGCCTGGATATCAAGCAGCTTGGCTTCAGTGACAAACAGATTGCACTCTACTCAGAGGCGCTAAAAAAGCCGCAGGGAATGATATTAATAACAGGGCCGACGGGAAGCGGAAAAACCGTCTCCCTCTATACGGGGCTTAACATTCTGAACAGCCCGGAGCTAAATATTTCAACCGCTGAAGACCCGGTTGAGATTAACCTTCCCGGCATTAATCAGGTTCAGATAAACCGGAAAATTCACTTTGACTTTGCTCAGGCTCTCCGGGCTTTCCTGCGTCAGGATCCGGATGTGGTTATGGTTGGGGAAATCCGTGACTCCGAAACGGCGGCTATTGCCATCAGAGCCGCTCAGACCGGTCACCTTGTTCTTTCCACCCTGCATACCAATTCAGCCATTGAAGCCGTGACCCGTCTTGGTAATTTAGGCACAGAGAATTTCGATATCGCCTCATCCTTAAGTCTGGTTATTGCACAAAGACTTGTCAGACGGCTTTGCCCTCACTGCAAGCAAAAACAAAACTTCCCACAGGAGCTTCTAAAGGAACTGAGCATCAGTAAACATACGGTTCTTTATCAGGCTAAAAAAGAGGGCTGCACCGAATGCAACGGCGGTTACTCCGGGCGAGTCGGGATCTATGAAGTAATAAACTGCGACTCGCAGCTCAGAAGCCTGATTGCCCAGGGAGCCAGTTATGAACAACTGGAAACAGTGGCAATAAGCAGCGGGATGAAAACGTTAAAAGAGTCAGGCCTCGATAAGCTAAAACAGGGAGCCACCAGCTATGCCGAAATACAGCGGGTTCTCTGA
- a CDS encoding pilin, translated as MNRGFSLIELLVVMAIISVLTAIALPNYQKYAKKSELSAALATLHNLKVPIEDHILTNGAFPEINSPADLLSLLGASETPLGAVTARQNDSQLQSGQIILNLSGTQFRESGGEANNLALERSESGNWRCITDIAQEHYSLFPKGCERGEIL; from the coding sequence ATGAACCGAGGATTTTCTCTTATTGAACTGCTGGTTGTGATGGCTATTATCAGCGTTCTTACCGCTATCGCTCTTCCCAATTACCAGAAATATGCAAAAAAATCAGAACTAAGCGCCGCACTGGCAACCCTGCATAACCTGAAAGTCCCCATTGAAGACCATATTCTCACTAACGGCGCTTTCCCTGAAATAAACAGCCCGGCTGATTTACTTTCCCTGCTTGGCGCATCGGAAACGCCGCTTGGCGCTGTGACAGCCAGGCAAAATGATAGTCAGCTCCAGTCAGGGCAGATCATTCTCAATTTATCAGGAACTCAGTTCAGAGAATCCGGCGGAGAAGCAAATAATCTGGCGCTGGAAAGAAGCGAATCGGGCAACTGGCGATGCATTACCGACATTGCACAAGAGCACTATTCTCTTTTCCCGAAAGGGTGCGAAAGAGGAGAAATACTCTGA
- a CDS encoding outer membrane beta-barrel protein: MKKILYSLLFLFESTNCIASQNEVGLKYQGYLGGVYRMYENEKPIHIFYNHHFNEFFGIGASFGNRPTGKFSFNNYNTSLKQKSIQVYGTGYFPLSQRFVPYFSLGLGEAYYEVKDAYHDGHTEMDSGFTHPGLIAEFGSIYNVTHNINARISLGGHHLFYEKDGESYGSIGANLAIGISYIF, translated from the coding sequence ATGAAAAAAATTCTATATTCATTATTATTTTTATTTGAATCAACTAATTGTATTGCTTCTCAAAATGAAGTTGGCTTGAAATATCAAGGTTATCTTGGTGGAGTATATAGAATGTATGAAAATGAGAAACCTATTCATATTTTTTATAACCACCATTTTAATGAGTTTTTTGGTATAGGTGCCAGCTTTGGAAACAGACCAACAGGAAAATTTAGCTTTAATAACTATAACACATCACTAAAACAGAAAAGCATACAGGTATACGGAACTGGTTATTTTCCCTTATCTCAGCGTTTCGTGCCTTATTTTAGCTTAGGATTAGGAGAGGCTTATTATGAGGTTAAAGATGCATATCATGATGGTCATACTGAAATGGATAGTGGTTTTACCCATCCTGGATTAATTGCAGAGTTTGGTTCGATTTATAATGTTACACATAACATTAATGCCCGGATTAGTTTAGGTGGGCACCATTTGTTCTATGAGAAAGATGGTGAGAGCTATGGTTCTATAGGTGCAAACCTGGCAATTGGCATCTCTTATATCTTTTAA